One region of Mucilaginibacter sp. 14171R-50 genomic DNA includes:
- a CDS encoding alpha-L-arabinofuranosidase produces MKKHFLKTGMAALVALAVLQSCKKDGAPQNNNSNNNGSDSGNGEIIAPNNPDIAATQGFFLDGWQPKTFAAPVSSNTVTKPAAGAVVVTVEVSQVITKVSKNLFGNNTNPFMGQYVDQPVLMQQLTDLSPNILRFPGGSLSDIYFWNGSNKAPDDAPAQLPDNAGAYKDADYWYGNNTAEWTFTLDNYYKVLQQTNSTGLITVNYGYARYGTSDKPAETAAHLAADWVRYDNGRTKYWEIGNENYGNWEAGYRINPAANKDGQPAILNGAIYGIHFKIFADSMRKAAAEVGNTGIKIGMVTTEADEKGNTSTIIQNWNSNAMATSGTSPDFYVVHNYYTPYMQNSTPEVILATPPNVTLDMMNWVKTSLQKAGLPQKPVALDEWNIFSTGSKQMVSNVAGVHAVMTLGELIKNQYSMASRWDLANSWDNGNDHGLFSNKNDEPGAPAWNARPAFYYMYFFQKYFGDRMVNSSVTGSPEIFSYGSSFQSGQAGVVLVNRGSLDRNVTVSIKNFSAGSKYYYYTLNGGTDNAPFSRKVFVNGTGPAAESGGPVTYKTIAANTAAIAGGIIVTVPARGSVFLVAEGK; encoded by the coding sequence ATGAAGAAACATTTCTTGAAAACAGGCATGGCCGCATTAGTGGCCCTGGCCGTGCTGCAATCTTGTAAAAAGGATGGCGCGCCTCAAAATAACAATAGTAACAACAATGGGAGCGATAGTGGTAACGGGGAAATAATTGCCCCCAACAACCCTGATATTGCCGCAACGCAGGGCTTTTTCCTGGATGGCTGGCAGCCCAAAACATTTGCTGCGCCGGTATCTTCAAATACAGTAACCAAGCCTGCCGCGGGCGCGGTTGTGGTAACGGTTGAAGTAAGCCAGGTAATAACCAAGGTGTCAAAAAACCTGTTTGGTAATAACACCAACCCTTTTATGGGGCAGTATGTAGACCAGCCCGTTTTAATGCAGCAGCTTACAGATTTGTCGCCTAATATCCTGCGTTTCCCGGGCGGCAGCTTGTCTGATATTTACTTTTGGAATGGCAGCAACAAAGCTCCGGATGACGCCCCTGCGCAATTACCTGATAATGCAGGTGCCTATAAAGATGCAGATTACTGGTACGGCAACAATACCGCCGAGTGGACCTTTACCCTGGACAACTATTACAAGGTATTACAGCAAACCAACAGCACGGGTTTAATCACCGTAAATTATGGCTACGCGCGTTATGGCACCAGCGATAAACCTGCAGAAACCGCTGCGCATTTGGCCGCTGATTGGGTACGTTATGATAATGGCCGCACAAAATATTGGGAAATAGGCAACGAAAATTATGGCAACTGGGAGGCGGGCTATCGCATAAACCCAGCCGCCAATAAAGATGGGCAGCCGGCTATACTAAACGGCGCCATTTACGGTATTCACTTTAAGATATTTGCCGATTCGATGCGAAAGGCGGCTGCCGAGGTTGGTAACACCGGTATCAAGATAGGCATGGTAACTACAGAGGCCGACGAAAAAGGCAACACATCAACCATTATACAAAACTGGAACAGTAACGCCATGGCGACATCAGGCACTTCACCTGATTTTTATGTAGTGCATAACTACTATACGCCGTACATGCAAAACTCAACGCCCGAGGTGATACTGGCTACCCCGCCAAACGTAACTTTGGATATGATGAACTGGGTGAAAACATCGCTGCAAAAGGCGGGCTTGCCGCAAAAACCCGTTGCGCTTGATGAGTGGAATATATTTTCGACAGGATCGAAGCAGATGGTATCGAATGTGGCGGGTGTGCATGCGGTAATGACTTTGGGGGAACTCATTAAAAACCAGTATAGTATGGCCAGCCGCTGGGACCTGGCCAACAGTTGGGATAACGGCAACGACCATGGTTTGTTCAGTAATAAAAACGACGAACCCGGCGCCCCGGCCTGGAACGCGAGGCCTGCGTTTTACTATATGTATTTTTTCCAGAAGTATTTTGGCGACAGGATGGTAAATTCGTCGGTAACGGGCAGCCCGGAGATCTTTAGTTATGGGTCGTCGTTCCAATCAGGTCAGGCAGGGGTGGTGCTGGTAAACCGCGGCAGCCTCGACAGGAACGTTACCGTTTCCATAAAAAACTTTAGCGCTGGCAGTAAATACTACTATTACACGCTTAACGGCGGCACGGATAATGCCCCTTTCTCTCGCAAGGTGTTTGTCAATGGCACAGGCCCGGCGGCCGAATCTGGCGGCCCGGTAACTTACAAAACTATTGCTGCCAACACCGCAGCCATAGCAGGCGGAATAATTGTTACCGTTCCTGCGCGCGGAAGTGTATTTTTAGTCGCCGAAGGCAAATAA
- a CDS encoding RagB/SusD family nutrient uptake outer membrane protein, with amino-acid sequence MKRKIIFLLGAIACFGVACKKDFLNHPSTTGPTTDNYYNDAEQVNGATGILYNAVWGDWFDKAFTSVGDLLGGTVTGTQGNDQYNSFYNFNIQSTDGLVSSTWNSCYKAAGQASVLIQTFKTKKDLLGGGGNTAYLDRGIAEARFIRGFAYFYIGRAFGDAPIVDNPLDLTKPGAYLVPKYHQKDVLRFALEDLQAAADNLPEVAAQDGRVTKYAALGMMAKIYLYLKDYPNAAAKAKQVIDYANGAGAGEVGLNPDYNAMFTSSTVANVKNKENLFSLRWLAAMGWNGGNRFSIYAAPQPLVHPKPTGGNGYSAVVPSFDMLDPATGYETADKRRGWSVMQQGFHKDEWVNDNFPNGFTYDTTGRKTDDHFIFTGTRSNIQKYIVGPNRANEPVTPDGHTSMPTYILRYADVLLIYAEAVLAGGGSTSDAQALKAFNMVHNRAGLTSLTSITMDDILHERKVEFAFEGDYWFDIQRQGFAKAKQIIASQERGTVDGNGHLTSFKATLNSEAQLFLPIPQSETVQDPKLLEPAVDYYK; translated from the coding sequence ATGAAAAGAAAGATAATATTTCTGTTGGGTGCGATAGCTTGCTTTGGTGTTGCATGTAAAAAGGATTTCCTTAACCATCCATCAACCACCGGGCCTACAACAGATAACTACTATAACGATGCCGAGCAGGTAAATGGCGCTACCGGTATTTTATACAATGCTGTTTGGGGCGATTGGTTCGACAAAGCTTTTACATCGGTAGGCGACCTGTTGGGTGGTACCGTTACCGGTACACAAGGTAACGACCAGTACAACTCGTTTTACAATTTTAATATCCAAAGTACCGACGGGCTGGTGTCAAGCACCTGGAACTCGTGCTACAAGGCAGCAGGCCAGGCATCGGTACTGATACAAACATTCAAAACAAAGAAAGACCTGCTTGGCGGCGGCGGCAACACCGCGTATCTTGACAGGGGCATTGCTGAAGCCCGCTTTATCCGCGGTTTTGCATATTTTTATATTGGCCGCGCTTTTGGCGACGCGCCGATAGTTGATAACCCTTTAGACCTTACCAAACCCGGCGCTTACCTGGTGCCTAAGTATCACCAGAAGGATGTGTTGCGATTTGCCCTGGAGGACCTGCAGGCAGCAGCAGATAACCTGCCCGAAGTTGCCGCCCAGGATGGCCGTGTAACAAAATATGCAGCCCTGGGTATGATGGCTAAAATATACCTTTACCTTAAAGATTATCCTAACGCGGCTGCAAAAGCTAAACAGGTTATTGACTATGCAAACGGCGCGGGTGCAGGCGAAGTAGGGTTGAACCCTGATTACAACGCTATGTTTACCTCATCAACAGTAGCTAACGTTAAAAATAAAGAGAATCTCTTCTCGTTAAGGTGGCTGGCTGCTATGGGCTGGAACGGTGGTAACCGTTTTTCTATCTATGCTGCCCCTCAGCCGCTGGTGCATCCAAAACCAACAGGAGGTAACGGGTACTCGGCAGTAGTACCTTCGTTTGATATGCTTGACCCGGCTACCGGTTACGAAACCGCCGATAAAAGGCGCGGGTGGTCGGTAATGCAGCAGGGCTTTCATAAAGACGAATGGGTGAACGATAACTTCCCGAATGGTTTTACTTATGATACCACCGGCAGAAAAACTGATGACCACTTTATATTTACCGGCACACGTTCAAATATTCAGAAATACATAGTTGGTCCTAACCGCGCCAACGAGCCGGTTACGCCTGATGGCCATACCAGCATGCCTACCTATATTTTGCGCTATGCCGACGTGTTGCTTATTTATGCCGAAGCGGTTTTGGCAGGCGGTGGTTCAACATCTGATGCACAGGCGCTAAAAGCTTTCAACATGGTTCATAACAGGGCAGGGTTAACCAGCTTAACCAGTATCACCATGGATGATATTTTACATGAACGTAAGGTGGAGTTTGCCTTTGAGGGCGATTACTGGTTTGATATACAACGCCAGGGTTTTGCCAAAGCAAAACAGATCATAGCATCGCAGGAAAGGGGTACAGTTGACGGCAACGGGCACCTGACCAGCTTCAAGGCGACTTTAAATTCCGAAGCGCAGTTGTTTTTACCGATCCCGCAGTCAGAAACCGTTCAGGATCCTAAACTGCTTGAACCGGCTGTTGATTATTATAAATAA
- a CDS encoding sodium:solute symporter family protein codes for MRLSLIDISIIVLYLLSTIFIGFWYRKKARENKDSYMLGGKSLPWYKLGLSDASDMFDISGTMWMVSLCFVYGMKSIWIPWLWPVFNQVFLMMYLSRWLRRSNATTGAEWLATRFGKTGAGVTSSHLVVIAFALLSCLGFMAYGFIGLGKFIEIFVPWNLIKGYIPFDVAPQYVPHIYGITFTLFAMFYSILGGMHSIVTGDMIKYGIMTVACVWIGFIAAGQLSSNHLNVPNGWYTPFFGKHLGLNWSGIITEVNQKIKSDGYSLFAYFFMMMTFKGFFAALAGPAPNYDMQKILSTRSPEEASKMNGFVSVILLPIRYTLIISLTALGLIYYRQMNLADGTGNIDFERILPAVINNFLPVGLVGLLLAGLLGAFMSTFSGTMNAAQAYIVNDIYIKYVNPAASTKKIITMNYVVGIIVVAVGVILGFFVQDINSVLQWIVSALYGGYIASNVLKWHWWRFNANGFFWGMLAGILCAMLFSLLVKFGYIPEGQLLFWFPVLFLVSLAGSVIGSYAAPATDMAVLQSFYTNVRPWGFWEPVKNIALANDPSFQPNKNFKLNMFNVVVGTIAQCCLTILPMYLVLWQKSSLLITIAILAVMMVILKRTWWDKLKEY; via the coding sequence ATGAGATTATCTCTGATAGATATTTCCATTATAGTACTGTACCTGCTCAGCACCATTTTTATCGGCTTTTGGTATCGTAAAAAAGCGCGCGAAAATAAAGACAGTTATATGCTTGGCGGCAAAAGCCTGCCATGGTATAAACTGGGTTTAAGCGATGCTTCGGATATGTTTGATATAAGCGGCACCATGTGGATGGTGAGCCTGTGCTTTGTGTATGGCATGAAGAGTATCTGGATACCCTGGCTGTGGCCGGTATTTAATCAGGTATTTTTGATGATGTACCTGTCGCGTTGGCTGCGCCGTTCAAATGCTACTACCGGCGCCGAGTGGCTTGCTACCCGCTTTGGAAAAACCGGCGCAGGCGTAACCAGTTCGCACCTGGTAGTAATAGCATTTGCACTGTTAAGCTGCCTGGGCTTTATGGCCTACGGCTTTATAGGCCTGGGTAAATTCATCGAGATATTTGTGCCGTGGAATCTGATCAAAGGTTACATACCATTTGATGTAGCGCCGCAGTATGTACCGCATATTTACGGCATCACCTTTACGCTCTTTGCCATGTTTTACTCCATTTTAGGGGGCATGCACAGTATTGTTACCGGTGACATGATCAAGTATGGCATCATGACGGTGGCATGCGTGTGGATAGGCTTTATAGCGGCGGGCCAGTTAAGCAGTAATCATTTAAACGTACCCAACGGGTGGTATACACCGTTCTTTGGCAAGCACCTGGGCCTTAACTGGTCGGGCATTATCACCGAGGTTAACCAAAAAATAAAGAGCGACGGTTATTCACTGTTTGCGTACTTTTTTATGATGATGACCTTTAAGGGGTTCTTCGCGGCGCTTGCGGGCCCCGCGCCGAATTATGATATGCAAAAGATTCTTTCAACCCGCTCGCCCGAAGAGGCCAGCAAAATGAACGGATTTGTAAGCGTTATCCTGCTGCCTATCCGTTATACTTTGATCATCAGCTTAACCGCCTTAGGTTTAATATACTACCGACAGATGAACCTGGCAGATGGTACGGGTAATATCGATTTTGAACGGATATTGCCTGCTGTTATCAATAATTTTTTACCGGTTGGGTTAGTTGGCTTGCTGCTTGCCGGTTTGCTGGGCGCATTTATGAGCACCTTTAGCGGCACCATGAATGCCGCACAGGCGTACATCGTAAATGATATCTACATTAAATATGTAAACCCCGCGGCATCCACAAAAAAGATCATCACCATGAACTACGTGGTTGGGATAATTGTGGTAGCGGTAGGTGTGATACTTGGCTTTTTTGTGCAGGATATCAACAGTGTGCTGCAATGGATAGTATCGGCCCTATACGGGGGGTACATCGCCTCCAATGTGCTAAAATGGCATTGGTGGCGCTTTAATGCCAATGGCTTTTTCTGGGGTATGCTTGCGGGCATCTTATGCGCTATGCTATTTTCATTGCTGGTAAAGTTCGGCTACATCCCCGAAGGGCAATTACTGTTCTGGTTCCCGGTGCTGTTCCTGGTATCGCTGGCAGGTTCAGTCATCGGCTCGTATGCCGCACCGGCAACGGATATGGCTGTGTTGCAATCTTTTTACACCAACGTAAGGCCCTGGGGTTTTTGGGAACCGGTTAAAAATATCGCGTTAGCAAACGATCCATCGTTTCAGCCAAACAAAAATTTTAAGTTAAACATGTTCAACGTTGTGGTGGGCACCATTGCGCAGTGCTGCTTAACTATACTGCCCATGTACCTGGTGCTGTGGCAAAAAAGCTCTTTACTAATTACCATAGCCATTTTAGCGGTAATGATGGTGATATTGAAACGTACCTGGTGGGATAAACTAAAAGAATACTAA
- a CDS encoding IPT/TIG domain-containing protein, giving the protein MKNIFKLWMVLFVFIAGASVITSCTKENEKPAAASSNPKADKIEPDSAKGGDVLTLTGSGLGEIQSVVFEKGSVPAPFNTVFNTDNALIFRVPDTANGGQQNIIITNKIGKQILVNFNVIALPVISSVSNYNFTGNTEITITGNNLADVTSVKFKGFNDNITIVSQTKKEMVIRMPANSTVPGAPLEITNATGPITTTQVFENLDMAYQIFTDGYGADGWANNSWGPATISTTVSKSGTSSFAATYAKGNWSADGFSNWWPGLASKAEYQYLTFWVKGASQDYTLYLTADKRPKGYGNNDETTPLTIPANVWTYFKIPVSTAALWSTGNTLNTIGFWIKGPNDQDETFYFDDVIIVNQ; this is encoded by the coding sequence ATGAAAAATATATTTAAGTTATGGATGGTACTGTTCGTGTTCATCGCGGGGGCATCTGTCATCACATCTTGTACCAAAGAAAACGAAAAGCCGGCTGCGGCATCATCAAACCCTAAGGCGGATAAAATTGAGCCCGATTCGGCTAAAGGCGGCGATGTTTTAACGCTTACAGGGAGCGGCCTCGGCGAAATACAATCGGTAGTGTTTGAAAAAGGCAGTGTACCTGCACCGTTCAATACGGTTTTTAACACCGATAACGCCCTTATTTTCCGCGTACCTGATACGGCAAATGGCGGGCAACAGAATATCATTATTACCAATAAAATTGGTAAGCAGATACTGGTAAACTTCAACGTTATCGCGTTGCCGGTAATATCGAGTGTATCAAACTACAACTTTACCGGCAATACCGAAATTACCATCACCGGTAATAACCTTGCAGATGTTACCTCGGTAAAGTTTAAAGGGTTTAATGATAACATAACCATCGTATCGCAAACCAAAAAAGAGATGGTTATCAGGATGCCCGCAAACAGTACCGTACCCGGGGCGCCGTTAGAAATAACGAATGCTACCGGCCCTATAACCACTACGCAAGTATTTGAGAACCTGGATATGGCCTACCAGATATTTACAGACGGCTATGGTGCCGACGGGTGGGCCAACAACTCATGGGGCCCCGCAACTATATCTACCACGGTATCAAAATCGGGTACTTCATCTTTTGCAGCCACATACGCAAAAGGTAACTGGTCTGCCGATGGTTTCTCGAACTGGTGGCCCGGCCTGGCATCGAAAGCGGAGTATCAGTATTTGACGTTTTGGGTTAAAGGAGCATCGCAGGATTATACCCTCTACCTAACCGCCGATAAACGTCCTAAAGGGTATGGCAATAACGACGAAACTACGCCGCTTACCATCCCGGCAAACGTTTGGACCTACTTCAAGATCCCGGTATCCACCGCCGCGTTATGGAGCACAGGGAATACCCTTAATACTATAGGCTTTTGGATTAAAGGCCCTAACGACCAGGATGAGACGTTTTATTTTGATGATGTGATTATTGTAAACCAGTAA
- a CDS encoding glycosidase — translation MTQQFKDRLAGLEEAYAKLIDINNEVDGLGNGVFDRYKYPVLTAQHAPLCWKYDLDPDTNPYLMERFGINAAFNAGAIKFNGKYILAVRVEGADRKSFFAIAESPNGIDHFEFWEHPITMPETGEPDTNLYDMRLTEHEDGWIYGLFCTERRDPEAPAYDQSMAIAACGIARTKDLVNWERLADLQTNSPQQRNVVLHPEFVNGKYALYTRPQDGFISAGKGGGIGFGLCDSMENAVIDHEAIIDNKQYHTVYEAKNGQGPAPIKTAKGWLHLAHGVRNTAAGLRYTLYMFMTDLNELTKVTYKPGGYFLAPEGIERIGDVSNVAFCNGWIADEDGKVFIYYASSDTRMHVATTTVDKLLDYVMNTPADGLRSAASVNTINSIINKNKSLLAVQ, via the coding sequence ATGACACAGCAATTTAAAGACAGGTTGGCAGGATTAGAGGAAGCATACGCGAAGCTGATCGATATAAATAACGAGGTTGACGGGCTGGGCAACGGTGTTTTCGACCGTTATAAATACCCGGTACTTACCGCGCAGCACGCGCCCCTGTGCTGGAAATACGACCTTGACCCCGATACCAATCCCTACCTGATGGAACGCTTTGGCATTAACGCGGCATTTAATGCGGGGGCTATTAAGTTCAATGGAAAGTACATACTGGCGGTTAGGGTTGAGGGCGCCGACCGAAAATCGTTCTTCGCGATAGCGGAAAGCCCTAACGGGATAGATCATTTTGAGTTTTGGGAACACCCCATTACCATGCCCGAAACCGGCGAGCCTGATACTAACCTGTATGATATGCGCCTTACCGAACATGAGGACGGCTGGATCTACGGCTTGTTCTGCACCGAAAGGCGCGACCCCGAGGCTCCTGCGTACGACCAGAGCATGGCCATAGCCGCCTGCGGCATTGCCCGCACAAAGGACCTGGTTAACTGGGAACGCCTTGCCGACCTGCAAACCAACTCGCCGCAGCAGCGTAACGTAGTTTTACACCCCGAGTTTGTGAATGGCAAATACGCTTTGTACACCCGCCCCCAGGATGGCTTTATCAGCGCGGGTAAGGGCGGCGGCATAGGTTTTGGCCTCTGCGATAGCATGGAAAATGCCGTGATCGACCATGAGGCTATTATAGACAATAAGCAATACCACACTGTTTACGAGGCCAAGAACGGGCAGGGCCCCGCGCCAATAAAAACGGCCAAAGGCTGGCTGCACCTGGCACACGGCGTGCGCAATACCGCGGCAGGCTTGCGTTATACACTGTACATGTTCATGACCGATTTGAACGAGCTTACCAAGGTTACCTACAAACCCGGCGGCTACTTTTTAGCCCCCGAGGGTATAGAGCGTATTGGGGATGTATCGAACGTGGCCTTTTGCAACGGCTGGATAGCGGATGAGGACGGCAAAGTGTTTATTTATTACGCATCTTCTGACACGCGCATGCATGTGGCTACCACAACGGTTGATAAATTGCTGGATTATGTAATGAACACCCCGGCAGATGGCCTGCGATCGGCGGCATCGGTGAATACCATTAACAGCATCATTAATAAAAATAAAAGCCTTTTAGCGGTACAATAG
- a CDS encoding AraC family transcriptional regulator encodes MPNNVMREITPLTPSDCFTIFSRVKNKFDFPLHYHEEYELNLILNAGGAKRVVGGHIEVIDDLELVLVGPNLYHAWFTHQCKSEAINEVTIQFHKDLFDEKFLRRNQLSFVKSMLERSQRGIAFSPETIIALKDRLLSLDKKNGFDGVLELLSILHDLSISRNMKTLSDPSFTNDKFYYNSRRIEKVFEYMNTNYNKQVSLAEVARIANMPEASFSRFIKKRTGKTFIDSLNEIRLGHASRMLIDSTTTVAEIAYKCGFNNISNFNRIFKRKKFCIPKEFRETYTGNRVFI; translated from the coding sequence ATGCCAAATAATGTTATGCGTGAGATAACGCCGCTTACCCCAAGCGATTGTTTTACTATTTTTTCGCGTGTAAAAAATAAGTTCGATTTTCCGCTTCATTACCACGAAGAATATGAATTGAACCTTATACTCAACGCCGGCGGCGCAAAACGAGTAGTAGGCGGGCATATCGAAGTTATTGACGATCTGGAACTGGTGCTGGTAGGTCCAAACCTTTACCATGCCTGGTTTACGCACCAGTGCAAAAGCGAGGCAATAAACGAAGTAACCATACAATTCCATAAAGACCTGTTCGACGAAAAATTTTTACGGCGTAACCAGTTAAGCTTTGTAAAGAGCATGCTGGAGCGATCGCAAAGGGGGATAGCCTTTTCGCCTGAAACTATTATTGCGCTTAAAGACAGGTTGTTATCGCTTGATAAAAAGAATGGGTTTGATGGTGTATTAGAGTTGTTGTCCATATTGCACGACCTTTCAATCTCGCGCAATATGAAAACCTTGTCGGATCCGAGCTTTACCAATGACAAGTTTTACTACAACAGCCGGCGGATAGAAAAGGTATTCGAGTACATGAATACCAACTACAATAAGCAGGTAAGCCTGGCCGAAGTAGCCCGTATAGCCAATATGCCCGAAGCATCCTTCAGCAGGTTCATCAAAAAACGCACAGGTAAAACTTTTATCGACAGCCTCAACGAGATACGGCTTGGCCATGCGTCGCGCATGCTGATAGACAGCACTACCACCGTAGCCGAAATAGCTTATAAATGCGGCTTTAATAACATCTCCAACTTCAACCGCATCTTTAAGCGCAAAAAGTTTTGCATCCCAAAGGAGTTCCGGGAAACCTACACCGGTAACCGCGTTTTTATATGA
- a CDS encoding AGE family epimerase/isomerase, with amino-acid sequence METGAEYSVKDQQATYEKELTAELANILNYWMANTVDEQYGGFYGRIDNDNHVIADSPKGAVLNARILWSFSAAYNLDPDKRYLAMANRAYQYILKHFIDAEFGGVYWSVDHLGNPLDTKKQVYASAFTIYALSEYHKASGAVEAKDYAVELYRVLVDKSYDTQRTGYLEAFTKEWQPIADLRLSAKDANEKKSMNTHLHVLEAYTTLYSIWPDGGLRIQIQTLINNFLDHIIDSETNHLVLFFDEDWNKKGNTVSYGHDIEATWLLLEAAEAVEHHELIEKIKQICIKISDATKQGLDTDGGLWYEYEPAEGHLIKEKHWWVQAEAMVGFYNTWQISNNKEYLELSLRNWAFVKQHILDIQNGEWFWGVYADGNVMQTEDKAGIWKCPYHNSRACIELIKRISRQ; translated from the coding sequence ATGGAAACGGGGGCGGAGTATAGCGTTAAAGATCAGCAGGCAACCTATGAAAAGGAACTTACTGCCGAGCTGGCCAACATTCTGAATTACTGGATGGCCAACACGGTGGATGAGCAGTACGGCGGTTTTTACGGCAGGATAGATAACGATAATCATGTTATCGCCGATTCGCCAAAAGGCGCGGTGCTGAATGCGCGCATACTGTGGAGCTTTTCGGCCGCGTATAACCTCGATCCCGATAAGCGCTATCTGGCAATGGCCAATAGGGCTTACCAGTACATACTTAAACATTTTATTGATGCTGAGTTTGGCGGTGTGTATTGGTCGGTTGACCATCTGGGTAACCCGCTCGATACCAAAAAGCAGGTTTACGCATCGGCTTTTACTATTTATGCACTGAGCGAATACCACAAGGCGTCCGGCGCAGTCGAAGCAAAAGATTACGCGGTGGAGCTTTATAGGGTTTTAGTAGATAAAAGCTACGACACCCAGCGCACTGGTTACCTGGAGGCCTTCACCAAAGAGTGGCAGCCAATAGCCGACCTGCGCCTGAGCGCCAAGGATGCCAACGAGAAAAAAAGCATGAACACCCACCTGCACGTGCTGGAAGCCTACACTACGCTGTATAGTATCTGGCCGGATGGAGGACTGCGAATACAGATACAAACGTTGATAAATAACTTTCTTGACCATATCATTGATAGTGAGACCAACCACCTGGTATTGTTTTTTGATGAGGACTGGAATAAAAAGGGCAACACGGTATCGTACGGGCATGATATCGAGGCTACCTGGTTGCTTTTGGAAGCAGCCGAAGCTGTTGAGCACCATGAATTGATAGAAAAAATCAAGCAGATCTGCATCAAAATTAGCGATGCAACTAAGCAAGGATTAGATACAGATGGCGGCCTTTGGTACGAGTACGAACCAGCCGAGGGCCACCTGATAAAAGAAAAACACTGGTGGGTACAGGCCGAAGCTATGGTAGGCTTTTATAACACCTGGCAAATAAGTAACAACAAGGAATATCTTGAGCTGTCGCTCCGAAATTGGGCTTTCGTTAAGCAACACATATTAGATATTCAGAACGGTGAATGGTTTTGGGGCGTTTACGCTGATGGCAACGTGATGCAAACTGAAGACAAAGCCGGTATCTGGAAATGCCCTTACCATAACAGCAGGGCGTGTATCGAATTAATTAAACGAATAAGCAGACAGTAA